In the Pygocentrus nattereri isolate fPygNat1 chromosome 19, fPygNat1.pri, whole genome shotgun sequence genome, one interval contains:
- the LOC108427111 gene encoding transmembrane protein 200C: MIATGGLLRISRRQDSLRAKNRAENKRRRKARKKRKNDVVVVKGKLNLCSVSGLAAAIGVMVLMVGIAMAVLGYWPKESPGNLKQPGNSQQGSNFTSNNKLRTQLNSSDAAGNSTKPISPVSKPVGFWRSWVSKYLCSENLKVFGPLVMGIGIFLFICANAVLHENRDKKTKIINLRDIYSTVIDIHSLRSKDCSPFNGLLSCRAGDKSATYGTSMPSRGSWPSTMSCKGLDFRRPSCARKCSWSRERQSFTDTIYSIYRDQARFEEPAPTPKEWETRSIVASSVNAFTLPVIKLNNREMEARERDSAGDAPCSLEKELQPSSCQSSGELIGTSVQTKAEVSRAALSVSQDSKLSGEVQVESREHQQQQLLQPGPGVRILGSHLSLNALSDLGAGRHEERSRRFSCPRLDRSGSKGYIKLAELGGDSFEAPDGAPETGPGEAVMHKEGRVMSAQTLPCNSLTQLQIDVVPSNSCASDADMEPKANL, encoded by the coding sequence ATGATAGCCACAGGCGGCCTCCTGAGGATCTCTCGACGCCAGGATTCGCTGCGTGCCAAGAACCGGGCAGAGAACAAGAGAAGGAGGAAAGCcaggaaaaagaggaagaatgaCGTGGTAGTGGTAAAGGGCAAGTTGAACCTGTGCTCTGTCTCAGGATTAGCAGCAGCGATCGGCGTGATGGTCTTGATGGTGGGCATAGCCATGGCTGTCCTGGGCTACTGGCCTAAAGAGAGCCCGGGCAATCTGAAACAGCCAGGCAACTCTCAACAGGGTTCCAACTTTACAAGCAATAATAAGCTGCGGACACAGCTGAATAGTAGTGATGCTGCAGGTAACTCGACCAAGCCCATTTCTCCTGTTTCCAAACCCGTTGGGTTCTGGAGAAGCTGGGTCTCCAAATACCTGTGCTCGGAAAACCTAAAAGTGTTTGGGCCGCTGGTCATGGGCATCGGCATCTTCCTCTTCATCTGCGCCAATGCCGTACTCCACGAGAACCGTGATAAGAAGACCAAGATCATCAATTTAAGGGACATCTACTCCACGGTCATAGACATCCACAGCCTGCGGTCCAAAGACTGTTCTCCATTCAATGGGCTGCTCAGCTGCAGGGCTGGAGACAAATCGGCCACATATGGTACTTCTATGCCTTCCAGAGGCTCCTGGCCTTCCACTATGTCCTGCAAAGGCCTGGATTTCAGGAGACCATCATGTGCTAGGAAATGCAGTTGGTCAAGGGAGAGGCAGTCATTCACTGATACAATATACAGCATTTACAGGGACCAGGCCAGGTTTGAGGAACCAGCGCCTACACCCAAGGAGTGGGAAACCCGCTCCATAGTCGCTTCCTCGGTCAATGCATTTACTTTACCCGTGATCAAGCTCAACAACCGTGAAATGgaggccagagagagagattctgctGGCGATGCCCCCTGCAGTCTAGAAAAGGAACTGCAGCCATCATCATGCCAGAGCTCAGGAGAGCTTATTGGCACATCCGTGCAAACAAAAGCAGAAGTGTCAAGGGCAGCCTTGTCAGTGTCCCAGGACTCCAAACTCTCGGGTGAAGTTCAAGTGGAATCcagagaacatcagcagcagcagctgctgcagcCTGGCCCTGGGGTCAGGATCCTGGGGTCCCACCTGTCCCTGAACGCCCTTTCTGACCTCGGCGCCGGACGTCACGAAGAAAGGTCGCGGAGGTTCAGCTGTCCCAGGCTAGACCGCTCGGGCAGTAAGGGCTACATTAAACTAGCTGAGCTGGGAGGAGATTCGTTTGAGGCCCCAGATGGGGCACCGGAAACAGGACCTGGAGAGGCAGTGATGCACAAGGAGGGGCGTGTCATGAGTGCGCAAACCCTCCCCTGTAACTCTCTCACACAACTTCAGATAGATGTTGTGCCGTCAAACTCTTGTGCAAGCGATGCAGACATGGAGCCAAAGGCAAATCTCTAA